One window of Pectobacterium carotovorum genomic DNA carries:
- the sufE gene encoding cysteine desulfuration protein SufE, whose protein sequence is MASLPEPQKLARNFARCNDWEEKYLYVIELGERLDPLPDEWRNPDNLISGCQSQVWIVAQPDEQGIIVLHGDSDAAIVKGLIAVVFSLYQGLTAQEIVELDVRPFFESLALNQHLTPSRSQGLEAMLRAIRAHAAALL, encoded by the coding sequence ATGGCGAGTCTGCCAGAACCGCAGAAACTGGCGCGCAACTTTGCGCGCTGCAATGACTGGGAAGAAAAATATCTTTATGTCATCGAGTTAGGGGAGCGTCTTGACCCTCTGCCTGACGAATGGCGTAATCCAGATAACTTGATTTCGGGGTGCCAGAGTCAGGTTTGGATTGTGGCGCAGCCTGATGAACAGGGCATTATCGTCCTGCATGGCGACAGCGATGCCGCTATTGTGAAGGGACTGATTGCGGTGGTTTTCAGCCTGTATCAGGGGCTGACCGCGCAGGAGATTGTTGAGCTAGATGTGCGGCCATTCTTCGAATCGCTGGCTTTGAATCAACACCTGACGCCATCCCGCTCTCAGGGGCTTGAGGCGATGCTGCGCGCGATTCGTGCGCATGCTGCCGCACTGCTTTAA
- a CDS encoding esterase family protein produces MNLKNRTVSILATSLFACASMHVFALPADFPVMPAATVPVSQYVTAVNADSSITFRLFAPTAKQVSVFTGSTPDSIVSHAMTKDESGVWSFKTSALAPNLYEYFFSVDGFRTIDTGTALTKPQRQVNTSLILVPGSILDVRQVPHGELRTLTYHSKALKSERQVYVWTPPGYSESSKPLPVLYFYHGFGDTGASAVVQGRIPQMMDNLLAEKKIEPMLVVIPDTETDAPGIIPEDYPPQERRKVFYPRNALAADRELIHDIIPEIGKRFNVRQDANGRALAGLSQGGYQALVSGMSHLDHFGWLATFSGVTTETVPNTAVAAQLERPEQINQQLKNFTVVIGETDNITGKDIAGLKTVLEQKNIRFDYRHYPNLGHEMDVWRPAYSEFVQKLFK; encoded by the coding sequence ATAAATTTAAAGAATCGAACAGTGTCGATACTGGCAACAAGTCTGTTTGCCTGCGCTTCAATGCATGTATTCGCGCTACCTGCCGATTTTCCGGTTATGCCCGCGGCAACCGTCCCCGTAAGCCAGTATGTCACGGCGGTGAACGCGGATAGCAGTATCACTTTCCGCCTGTTTGCGCCAACGGCGAAGCAGGTCAGTGTTTTTACCGGTTCGACGCCCGATAGCATTGTATCCCATGCGATGACGAAAGATGAATCTGGCGTATGGTCGTTCAAAACGTCAGCGCTGGCACCGAACCTGTATGAATATTTTTTCAGCGTGGATGGCTTCCGCACCATCGATACCGGCACGGCGTTGACTAAACCACAGCGTCAGGTAAATACCAGTTTGATTCTGGTGCCGGGGAGCATTCTGGATGTGCGTCAGGTCCCACACGGTGAGCTAAGAACGCTGACCTATCACTCGAAAGCATTGAAATCAGAGCGTCAGGTCTATGTCTGGACGCCGCCGGGCTATAGCGAATCGTCAAAACCGTTGCCAGTGCTGTATTTCTACCACGGCTTTGGTGACACGGGCGCATCGGCCGTGGTGCAGGGGCGGATACCACAGATGATGGATAACCTGCTGGCGGAGAAAAAGATTGAGCCGATGCTGGTCGTCATTCCTGATACGGAAACGGACGCTCCCGGCATCATCCCGGAAGACTATCCACCGCAGGAGCGCCGTAAGGTGTTCTATCCGCGCAATGCGTTAGCGGCGGACAGGGAACTCATCCATGACATTATCCCCGAGATCGGCAAACGCTTTAACGTCCGTCAGGATGCGAACGGCAGGGCGCTGGCCGGGCTGTCTCAGGGCGGCTATCAGGCACTGGTATCCGGCATGAGCCACCTGGATCACTTCGGCTGGCTGGCAACGTTCAGCGGCGTGACCACCGAAACGGTGCCGAACACGGCCGTTGCTGCACAGCTTGAACGACCGGAGCAGATCAATCAGCAACTGAAGAACTTCACGGTAGTGATTGGTGAAACCGACAACATCACCGGTAAGGATATTGCGGGCCTGAAAACCGTACTGGAGCAGAAAAATATCCGGTTTGACTACCGCCATTATCCGAACCTCGGTCATGAAATGGATGTCTGGCGACCGGCCTACAGCGAGTTTGTTCAGAAGCTTTTTAAATAG
- the bglG gene encoding transcriptional antiterminator BglG — protein MKIAKILNNNVVTVIDENNNESVVMGRGLGFKKHSGDLLDETLIERVFVMKSGELTSRLQELLSEIPMDVITTADKIILLAKARLPGKLQNSVYISLTDHCHFAIERHKQGVDIRNVLLWEIKRLYPKEFAVGQEALDIIEQRLAVRLPEDEAGFIALHLVNAQLDSEMPEVLQITKIMQEILNIVKYQLNLDYNEQALSYHRFVTHLKFFAQRLIGKSTVFSDDESLHDVVKERYQLSYRCAEKIQAHIIQKYHYTLTKEELMFLTIHIERVRTDGQDKIEPGDGE, from the coding sequence ATGAAGATTGCCAAAATACTCAACAATAATGTCGTCACCGTAATCGACGAAAACAATAATGAGTCGGTTGTGATGGGACGCGGGCTGGGCTTCAAAAAGCACTCTGGCGATCTGCTGGACGAAACGCTGATTGAGCGTGTGTTTGTGATGAAATCCGGCGAGCTGACATCGCGCTTGCAGGAACTGCTGTCAGAGATTCCGATGGATGTCATCACAACGGCAGACAAAATCATTCTTCTGGCAAAAGCGCGTTTACCCGGGAAACTGCAAAACAGCGTCTATATCTCCTTAACGGATCACTGCCACTTTGCGATCGAGCGTCACAAACAAGGGGTGGATATCCGCAATGTACTGCTATGGGAAATAAAACGCCTATATCCGAAAGAGTTCGCTGTCGGCCAGGAGGCATTGGATATTATTGAGCAGCGTTTGGCCGTGCGACTACCGGAAGATGAAGCGGGATTTATTGCTTTACATTTGGTGAACGCACAGCTTGACAGCGAAATGCCAGAAGTATTGCAAATTACCAAAATCATGCAGGAAATACTGAATATTGTAAAATATCAGCTGAATCTGGATTATAATGAGCAGGCATTGAGCTACCATCGCTTTGTGACGCATTTGAAATTCTTTGCTCAGCGACTAATAGGAAAAAGTACCGTATTTAGTGACGATGAATCGCTGCATGATGTCGTGAAGGAAAGATATCAACTGTCTTATCGCTGTGCGGAAAAAATACAGGCGCACATTATTCAAAAGTATCATTACACATTAACGAAAGAAGAATTGATGTTCTTAACTATTCATATTGAACGTGTGCGTACAGATGGTCAGGATAAAATAGAACCCGGTGATGGAGAATAA
- the pykF gene encoding pyruvate kinase PykF: MKKTKIVCTIGPKTESEEMLGNLLSAGMNVMRLNFSHGDYAEHGQRIKNLRAVTEKTGKKAAILLDTKGPEIRTMKLENGADVTLTAGQTFTFTTDQSIVGNKDRVAVTYAGFTEDLSVGNTVLVDDGLIGMQVTAINGNDVVCKVLNNGDLGENKGVNLPGVSIQLPALAEKDKRDLIFGCEQGVDFVAASFIRKRSDVEEIRAHLKAHGGEHIQIISKIENQEGLNNFDEILEASDGIMVARGDLGVEIPVEEVIFAQKMMIEKCNLARKVVITATQMLDSMIKNPRPTRAEAGDVANAIIDGTDAVMLSGESAKGKYPLESVTIMATICQRTDSVMKSRLDTIKTPPVLRITEAVCRGAVETAEKLDAPLIVVATSGGKSAKSIRKYFPNARILALTTNDVTARQLLLSKGIDTLLVKEIASTDDFYRIGKEAALKSGHAQAGDVVVMVSGALVSSGTTNTASVHRL; this comes from the coding sequence ATGAAAAAGACAAAAATTGTTTGTACCATCGGGCCAAAAACAGAGTCAGAAGAAATGCTGGGCAACCTGCTGTCTGCTGGCATGAATGTGATGCGCCTGAATTTCTCTCACGGGGATTACGCAGAACACGGTCAACGCATTAAGAACCTGCGTGCCGTCACGGAAAAAACGGGTAAAAAAGCCGCTATCCTGCTTGATACCAAAGGCCCGGAAATCCGTACCATGAAGCTGGAAAACGGTGCCGACGTAACGCTGACCGCAGGTCAAACGTTCACGTTCACCACCGATCAAAGCATCGTGGGTAACAAGGATCGCGTAGCAGTAACGTATGCCGGTTTTACTGAAGACCTCAGCGTGGGTAACACCGTTCTGGTGGATGACGGTTTGATCGGCATGCAAGTTACTGCGATTAACGGTAACGACGTCGTCTGTAAAGTGCTGAATAATGGCGATCTGGGTGAGAATAAAGGCGTTAACCTGCCTGGCGTTTCCATCCAGTTGCCTGCTCTGGCCGAAAAAGACAAACGCGACCTGATTTTTGGTTGTGAGCAAGGCGTCGATTTCGTTGCGGCATCCTTTATTCGTAAACGTTCTGACGTTGAAGAAATTCGCGCCCACCTGAAAGCACACGGCGGCGAACACATCCAGATCATCTCCAAAATCGAAAACCAGGAAGGTCTGAACAATTTCGACGAAATTCTGGAAGCCTCTGACGGCATCATGGTTGCACGTGGCGATCTGGGCGTTGAAATTCCAGTGGAAGAAGTGATCTTCGCGCAGAAGATGATGATCGAAAAATGTAATCTGGCACGCAAAGTAGTTATCACCGCGACGCAAATGCTGGATTCCATGATCAAAAACCCACGCCCTACCCGTGCTGAAGCTGGCGACGTGGCAAACGCCATCATCGACGGCACCGATGCCGTTATGCTGTCTGGCGAAAGTGCGAAAGGTAAATACCCGCTGGAATCCGTTACCATCATGGCGACGATCTGTCAGCGTACCGATTCGGTGATGAAAAGCCGTCTGGATACCATCAAGACGCCTCCAGTATTGCGTATCACCGAAGCTGTCTGCCGCGGTGCAGTAGAAACTGCAGAGAAACTGGATGCGCCACTGATTGTCGTTGCGACCAGCGGCGGTAAGTCTGCTAAATCTATCCGTAAATACTTCCCGAATGCCCGCATTCTGGCGCTGACGACTAACGACGTCACCGCGCGTCAGCTTCTGCTGAGCAAAGGCATTGATACGCTGCTGGTGAAGGAAATCGCTTCTACTGATGATTTCTACCGTATCGGTAAAGAAGCCGCGCTGAAAAGCGGTCATGCGCAGGCTGGCGATGTTGTGGTTATGGTATCTGGTGCACTGGTTTCCAGCGGCACAACCAACACCGCTTCCGTACACCGTCTCTGA
- a CDS encoding major outer membrane lipoprotein has translation MNRTKLVLGAVILGSTLLAGCSSNAKIDQLSSDVQTLNAKVDQLSNDVNAIRSDVQAAKDDAARANQRLDNQVRTYKK, from the coding sequence ATGAATCGTACTAAACTGGTACTGGGCGCGGTAATCTTGGGTTCTACTCTGCTTGCTGGTTGTTCAAGCAACGCTAAAATTGATCAGCTGTCTTCTGACGTTCAGACTCTGAACGCTAAAGTTGACCAACTGAGCAATGACGTGAACGCAATCCGCTCTGACGTACAAGCTGCTAAAGACGACGCAGCTCGTGCTAACCAGCGTCTGGACAACCAAGTTCGTACCTACAAAAAGTAA
- a CDS encoding carbohydrate porin → MRKKFPVKMMVLLMSSVFLSNGAMAAKLTVEERLELLEKELAANKAELQSTKKELREYKTIAENKTQVAVNSTAKDKTRAVASVDSSPANHTAAASAASSVDVVTAANTQQKPLTLDEISKYVKDDIGFSYTGYLRSGWATGTNGSPESYAIGSLGRFGNEHSGWFDLLLTQRVYNKDGKTAHAVVKLDGNVGQQYSAGWFGDNTGNENVLQFSDLYLTTNGFLPFAPEADFWVGKHVLPVYEIQMLDWKSDRVYAGAGVGIENMNAGPGKLDLALTREDVNVYSREYADPNIGRDADKTKMNTNTMEVRYKNLPLWEDGALTLIGKYVMANKNDSQKHNESNNEYFKMKDSYLATAIVKQKLDARGGFNEFTLQSANNSIASGFARYNDGNPSIGQGKNYYGDHTGGNAFRVISQGEMYLHDNVIMANALVYSWGNDIYSYETGAHSDFESIRTVIRPAYIWDNYNQTGVELGWFTQKNTNQAGVNFRESGYKTTLYHALKVDTSILNSRPEIRFYGTYLNILDNEISGYKFSDDKNKSQFIVGVQAEVWW, encoded by the coding sequence ATGCGTAAAAAATTCCCTGTAAAGATGATGGTATTACTGATGTCGTCAGTATTTTTGTCTAATGGTGCTATGGCCGCGAAATTGACCGTAGAAGAAAGATTGGAGCTATTGGAGAAAGAACTGGCGGCAAACAAAGCCGAATTGCAGTCAACCAAAAAAGAGCTGCGCGAATATAAGACGATCGCAGAGAATAAAACCCAAGTCGCCGTAAACTCAACGGCGAAAGATAAAACACGGGCTGTTGCATCCGTTGACAGCTCTCCGGCTAACCATACGGCAGCCGCCTCTGCGGCAAGCTCGGTTGATGTTGTCACGGCTGCAAATACACAGCAAAAACCGCTAACGTTGGATGAAATTAGCAAATACGTTAAAGATGACATCGGTTTCTCCTATACCGGTTATTTACGTTCCGGTTGGGCAACCGGGACGAATGGTTCACCGGAGTCCTATGCCATTGGTTCTTTAGGTCGTTTTGGTAATGAACATTCTGGTTGGTTCGATCTTCTTCTCACCCAGCGCGTTTATAACAAAGACGGCAAGACGGCACACGCCGTGGTTAAACTCGACGGAAACGTTGGACAGCAATACAGCGCGGGCTGGTTTGGTGATAATACGGGTAATGAGAACGTCCTTCAGTTTTCCGATTTGTACCTGACAACAAACGGCTTCCTGCCTTTTGCACCAGAAGCCGATTTCTGGGTCGGGAAGCATGTCCTGCCTGTTTATGAAATTCAAATGCTGGACTGGAAAAGCGATCGCGTTTATGCCGGTGCGGGCGTGGGGATAGAGAATATGAACGCGGGGCCGGGGAAATTAGATCTCGCGTTGACGCGTGAAGATGTTAACGTTTACTCCAGAGAATATGCAGATCCTAATATCGGTAGAGATGCAGATAAAACCAAAATGAATACCAACACGATGGAGGTTCGGTATAAAAACCTACCATTGTGGGAAGACGGTGCGCTAACATTGATTGGTAAGTATGTGATGGCAAATAAGAACGATAGCCAGAAACATAACGAAAGCAATAATGAATACTTCAAAATGAAGGACAGCTATCTGGCGACGGCAATCGTCAAACAGAAGCTGGATGCACGCGGTGGATTTAACGAATTTACGTTGCAGTCAGCGAATAACTCTATCGCTAGTGGGTTTGCCCGTTACAATGACGGTAATCCGTCAATTGGACAGGGTAAAAACTATTATGGCGATCACACGGGCGGTAATGCGTTTCGCGTAATTTCACAAGGTGAAATGTATTTGCATGACAACGTCATCATGGCTAATGCGTTGGTGTACTCCTGGGGTAATGATATTTATAGCTATGAAACGGGTGCGCACAGCGATTTCGAAAGTATCCGTACCGTTATTCGTCCCGCCTATATTTGGGATAACTATAACCAAACTGGCGTGGAGCTAGGCTGGTTTACGCAGAAAAATACCAATCAAGCCGGTGTGAATTTCCGCGAGTCTGGTTATAAAACCACGCTTTATCATGCGCTGAAAGTTGATACCAGCATCCTGAACTCCAGACCGGAAATTCGTTTCTACGGTACTTACTTAAATATTCTGGATAATGAGATTTCGGGCTACAAATTCTCGGATGATAAAAATAAATCTCAGTTTATCGTTGGTGTTCAAGCTGAGGTGTGGTGGTAA
- a CDS encoding L,D-transpeptidase family protein, whose protein sequence is MKRALTLLGMAFAAYLASTAAKATEYPLPPPNSRLIGENIAYTVPNDGRPLEAIAADFKIGLLGMMEANPGVDPYLPTAGSTITIPTQMLLPDTPREGIVVNLAELRLYYYPKGKNTVIVYPIGIGQLGRNTPLMTTSVSEKRENPTWTPTANIRKHYLEEQGIKLPAVVPAGPDNPMGLHALRLSAHGGVYLLHGTNADFGIGMRVSSGCIRLRPDDIKALFDNVPVGTRVQIVNDAIKTSVEPDGKRYVEVHQPLSKTDKDDPQTMPIPLTTKTQKFVKDAETDTKAVADAIVRRSGMPIVVSVGQDINTYQPSVDSAPETHQAAPITAISTSAR, encoded by the coding sequence ATGAAACGCGCGTTAACTTTACTCGGTATGGCCTTCGCGGCATACCTGGCCAGCACCGCCGCTAAAGCGACGGAATACCCGCTACCGCCACCTAATAGCCGCCTTATCGGCGAGAATATCGCTTATACGGTCCCCAATGATGGTCGTCCGTTGGAGGCTATCGCTGCGGATTTCAAGATTGGTCTGTTGGGCATGATGGAGGCGAATCCGGGCGTGGATCCTTACCTGCCGACAGCGGGTTCCACAATCACGATCCCAACGCAAATGCTGCTGCCGGATACCCCGCGTGAAGGCATTGTGGTCAATCTGGCGGAGCTGCGTCTCTACTACTACCCGAAAGGGAAGAATACCGTCATCGTTTACCCGATCGGTATTGGTCAGTTGGGACGCAATACGCCACTGATGACGACCAGCGTAAGCGAGAAGCGTGAAAACCCGACCTGGACGCCAACGGCGAACATCCGCAAGCATTATCTCGAAGAGCAGGGCATCAAGTTGCCTGCTGTTGTTCCGGCTGGCCCGGATAACCCGATGGGATTACACGCGTTGCGTCTGTCAGCGCACGGTGGCGTTTATCTGCTGCACGGTACGAACGCGGACTTCGGTATCGGCATGCGTGTAAGCTCCGGCTGTATTCGTCTGCGTCCGGATGACATCAAGGCGTTGTTCGACAACGTGCCAGTCGGTACGCGAGTGCAGATTGTTAACGATGCGATTAAAACTTCCGTTGAGCCAGACGGCAAACGCTATGTTGAAGTGCATCAGCCTCTGTCGAAGACCGATAAAGACGATCCGCAAACTATGCCTATTCCGCTGACGACAAAGACGCAAAAATTTGTTAAGGATGCAGAAACGGACACTAAGGCCGTTGCTGATGCGATTGTGCGCCGTTCCGGCATGCCGATCGTGGTTAGCGTAGGGCAAGATATCAATACCTATCAGCCATCAGTAGATTCAGCGCCTGAAACGCATCAGGCTGCCCCGATCACGGCTATCAGCACTTCCGCGCGCTAA
- a CDS encoding glycoside hydrolase family 1 protein, protein MSHQFPKEFLWGGAIAANQVEGAYLTDGKGLSTSDLQPQGIFGEIVTRTPGDSGIKDTAIDFYHRYPEDIALFAEMGFKCLRISIAWTRIFPQGDEAQPNEAGLAFYDRLFDEMAKYGIQPLVTLSHYEMPYGLVKNYGGWGSRETITFFERYARTVFQRYKDKVKYWLTFNEINCALHAPFTGVGLPTESDKQAVYQAIHHQLVASAKAVKACHQLIPDAKIGNMLLGAMMYPLTCKPGDVLETMQQNRDWLFFGDVQTRGYYPAYMKRFFAQHGITLTVTEDDRQSLKETIDFISFSYYMTGCVTTDEEVNLKARGNILNMVPNPHLESSEWGWQIDPEGLRYLLNYLYDRYQKPLFIVENGLGAKDKLENDGSINDDYRIKYLNDHLYQVGEALEDGVEVMGYTCWGPIDLVSASKAEMSKRYGFIYVDRDDEGNGTLERRRKKSFYWYKDVISSNGETLK, encoded by the coding sequence ATGAGCCATCAGTTTCCGAAAGAATTCTTGTGGGGCGGCGCGATCGCTGCCAATCAGGTTGAAGGTGCGTATTTAACGGACGGAAAAGGGCTATCAACGTCCGATTTGCAGCCACAGGGTATTTTTGGCGAGATCGTCACGCGTACGCCGGGCGACAGCGGCATTAAAGACACGGCGATCGATTTTTATCACCGCTATCCCGAAGATATCGCGCTCTTTGCTGAAATGGGCTTCAAATGCCTGAGAATCTCGATTGCCTGGACACGCATTTTCCCGCAAGGCGATGAAGCCCAGCCGAATGAGGCAGGACTGGCGTTTTACGATCGCCTGTTTGATGAAATGGCAAAGTATGGCATTCAGCCGTTGGTGACGCTGTCCCACTATGAAATGCCGTACGGTCTGGTGAAGAATTACGGCGGCTGGGGAAGCCGTGAAACGATTACGTTCTTCGAGCGCTACGCCCGCACGGTATTCCAGCGCTATAAAGACAAAGTGAAATACTGGCTGACGTTCAATGAAATTAACTGTGCGCTGCATGCACCGTTTACGGGAGTCGGACTACCCACTGAAAGCGATAAACAGGCAGTTTATCAGGCGATTCACCATCAGTTGGTTGCGAGCGCCAAAGCAGTAAAAGCCTGCCATCAACTTATCCCTGATGCCAAAATCGGTAACATGCTGCTGGGCGCGATGATGTATCCGCTGACCTGTAAGCCGGGCGATGTGTTGGAAACTATGCAGCAGAACCGCGACTGGCTGTTCTTCGGTGATGTACAAACCCGAGGATACTACCCAGCGTACATGAAGCGCTTCTTTGCACAGCACGGTATTACGCTGACAGTAACGGAAGACGATCGTCAGTCGCTGAAAGAAACCATCGATTTCATTTCTTTCAGCTATTACATGACGGGCTGCGTGACTACTGATGAAGAAGTGAACCTGAAAGCCCGCGGCAATATTTTGAATATGGTGCCTAACCCGCATCTGGAAAGCTCTGAGTGGGGCTGGCAGATCGACCCGGAAGGACTGCGCTATTTGCTGAACTATCTGTATGACCGCTACCAAAAGCCGCTGTTCATTGTGGAAAACGGTTTGGGTGCCAAAGACAAACTTGAGAACGATGGCAGCATTAACGATGACTATCGCATCAAATACCTGAACGATCACCTGTATCAAGTGGGTGAAGCATTAGAAGATGGCGTTGAGGTTATGGGTTACACCTGCTGGGGCCCTATCGATCTGGTTAGTGCGTCAAAAGCCGAAATGTCGAAACGCTACGGCTTCATTTATGTCGACCGTGATGATGAAGGGAACGGTACATTAGAACGCCGACGTAAGAAAAGTTTCTACTGGTATAAAGACGTTATTTCCTCTAACGGAGAAACGTTGAAATAA
- the bglF gene encoding PTS beta-glucoside transporter subunit IIABC, translating to MEYKALASDILDGVGGRGNIISVIHCATRLRFKLKDDKKADAAALKNNSGVIMVVESGGQFQVVVGNHVSDVYRSLLDVSGLSDQADSSNNEDGDEKKGNLLSRFIDIISGIFTPLIGVMVASGILKGFLALSLVCGWMVETSGTYKVLFAASDALFFFFPVVLGYTAGKKFGGNPFVTMVIGATLVHPSMIAEFGAMQDANYQQLYFLGIPITFINYASSVIPIIFSAWLSSRLEKPLNAILHINIRNFFTPLLCLCITVPVTFLLIGPAATWLGHMLAGGYQLIYGLNSTIAGALMGALWQVFVIFGLHWGLTPLMINNLSVLGHDTLLPLLTPAVLGQAGAVLGVLLRTRDMKLKGISGSAFSAAIFGITEPAVYGVTLPLKRPFIFGCLGGAIGAGVLGYFHTTIYSFGFPSIFTFTQVIPPTGVDNSVWAAIIGTAIAFTFAAVATWAFGIPPQENAPAVNAPTAAPQATQNQNDATRKQEINSPIEGTVLPLEQVGDETFASGLMGKGIAIKPQAGRVVSPVNGTVASLFKTNHAIGLESENGAEVLIHVGIDTVKLDGQYFTAHIKTGDVVKQGDLLVEFDYQAIEKAGYDTTTPVIITNSEDYVDVLPTAGNTVQEQGALLTLIR from the coding sequence ATGGAATATAAAGCATTAGCAAGTGATATACTCGATGGTGTCGGTGGGCGTGGCAACATCATTAGCGTGATACACTGCGCAACCCGACTACGCTTTAAACTAAAAGATGACAAGAAAGCGGATGCCGCTGCGCTGAAGAATAATTCAGGCGTGATCATGGTGGTTGAAAGTGGCGGACAATTTCAGGTCGTTGTAGGCAATCATGTCAGCGATGTCTATCGCAGTTTACTGGATGTTTCTGGATTGAGCGATCAGGCTGACTCCTCAAATAATGAAGACGGTGATGAGAAGAAAGGTAATCTTCTTTCCCGCTTCATTGATATTATATCTGGCATATTTACGCCATTAATTGGCGTCATGGTTGCCTCTGGTATTTTAAAGGGATTTTTAGCCCTGAGTTTAGTGTGCGGTTGGATGGTTGAAACCAGTGGAACCTATAAAGTTCTGTTTGCGGCCAGCGATGCATTATTCTTTTTCTTCCCGGTAGTTTTAGGCTATACCGCAGGGAAAAAATTCGGTGGAAATCCATTCGTTACCATGGTGATTGGTGCAACGCTGGTTCACCCATCCATGATCGCTGAATTTGGCGCCATGCAGGATGCGAATTATCAGCAGCTTTATTTTCTGGGCATTCCAATTACCTTTATTAATTATGCGTCTTCCGTTATTCCGATTATTTTCTCGGCCTGGCTCTCTTCACGTCTGGAAAAGCCACTGAATGCCATATTGCATATCAACATCCGCAATTTCTTCACGCCGTTACTGTGCCTTTGTATCACGGTCCCCGTTACGTTCCTGCTGATTGGGCCGGCGGCCACCTGGCTTGGGCATATGCTGGCTGGCGGCTACCAGCTGATCTACGGGCTGAACTCCACAATTGCAGGCGCACTGATGGGCGCGCTGTGGCAGGTATTCGTGATTTTTGGCCTGCATTGGGGCTTAACGCCGCTGATGATCAATAACCTCAGCGTATTGGGACACGACACACTGCTGCCGCTGCTGACGCCTGCGGTGTTAGGGCAGGCAGGGGCGGTGCTGGGTGTGTTGCTGCGTACTCGTGATATGAAGCTGAAAGGGATTTCTGGTTCGGCGTTCTCGGCAGCCATCTTTGGTATTACAGAACCTGCGGTATATGGCGTCACATTGCCGCTGAAGCGTCCTTTCATCTTTGGCTGCTTAGGTGGCGCAATCGGGGCCGGTGTTCTGGGATATTTCCATACCACCATTTATTCCTTCGGCTTCCCGAGCATCTTCACCTTTACGCAGGTTATCCCACCTACTGGTGTCGATAACTCGGTCTGGGCTGCCATTATTGGTACGGCCATCGCCTTCACCTTCGCTGCGGTAGCGACCTGGGCATTTGGGATTCCGCCGCAAGAGAATGCGCCAGCAGTAAACGCGCCTACGGCGGCACCGCAAGCCACGCAGAACCAGAACGATGCAACGCGTAAGCAAGAAATAAACAGCCCGATTGAGGGAACGGTGCTGCCACTTGAGCAGGTCGGTGATGAAACGTTCGCCAGTGGATTAATGGGAAAAGGCATCGCGATTAAACCGCAGGCCGGACGCGTGGTTTCACCGGTGAATGGGACGGTTGCCTCGCTGTTCAAGACCAATCATGCCATCGGACTGGAGTCTGAAAACGGTGCTGAGGTGCTCATTCACGTCGGTATCGATACGGTGAAATTGGATGGTCAGTATTTCACTGCTCACATTAAGACCGGCGATGTCGTGAAGCAGGGCGATCTTCTGGTGGAGTTTGATTATCAGGCGATTGAGAAAGCCGGCTATGACACGACAACGCCCGTCATTATCACCAATAGCGAAGATTACGTTGATGTTCTGCCTACTGCCGGAAACACCGTGCAGGAACAGGGCGCGTTGTTGACGTTAATCCGCTGA